The following is a genomic window from Doryrhamphus excisus isolate RoL2022-K1 chromosome 3, RoL_Dexc_1.0, whole genome shotgun sequence.
GAGTGCCAACGtaccgccgcctcctcctcagcTTTGTGCATGAGCGTCTTCCTTTGTGTCGCTCTGTTCAAGTAGCTGGCTTTGTACACGGGCAAACGAGCTGCAGACCATGAAAACCATGATTCATTCCTCCTCTCCCCTCCTCTACGGAATGTTCCACTGCAAGCGTTGATAACGCTTATTATGGTGATACATGGCaaataagatatataaaaatatatgtgtttaTGGGGGGTTGCAAATATGATCATATTTCAGAGTAAATGCTGCTGGAAATGCAAATATGTCCACTAATCCACATGATCAACGTGCATTATGATAAGACATAACACATTTAATATTTCTGCTTACATATATTGTCACATGCAAGGCAAATTCCATATGaggggtgggcgatactgctGATCTTGGTATCGGTTCGATACCACGTAAATACAAGGCCAATATTGATGATGCAGCTACTGATACCAATAAGTTGACTTAGTACGTTTTCCACAATTGTTGAATGATTTTGTGATCATTGAAATGAAACAGGATGTTAGCTTAGCACAAAAAAGCTACCTAATCATATCAATGAActcatttgtgaacaatatcAAAATATAACACTTAGAGATATAACCAAAGTAAACTAATGTttggtcacatggtcacatcTTGTGTAATGAAGCTTAGTGATGCATTTCACATAGAAAACACTTGGTGCTAAATAGGacaatactgcaatatgcagTATTGTCCAGTGGTCCCTTTTACACTGCATGGACAATGCTTACAAAGCCAGCAGAACCAACATGCCGACATGCCAACATGCCGACATGCCAACGCTGAGatcaagtgggaaaaaaaaatgtccccctctcattctgtgtggaagtggtacaatttaGATTTGTAGATTTGTTTCCCACTGTGCcatattcatttaaaatgtatcAACATATGAATATGAACAAATATCACTAAAATAACATGTAATCCTACTGTCATTGTATTAAACAATGCTGGCAACAACATTTCCATACGGCACAAACATCAGTGTAACAACAGAGTGTAAAGTATGAAACCGTAGACTAATAAGTAGAATTCTAAGTAGGGCTCATTCAGATTAGACGTATTAAAGGATGATTCATTACCTTGGCAAATATTCCAGGCCGAGGGCATAATGAGCTAGTAAGTTGTGGCTGTGTGGCGCACGCCATTACTCAAGCCCCGGCATCGTTATCGGCAGAACAAAACCTATCCAGATATTAGCCAATATGTCGTTGTTATGCcgataattgtttttaaatattcccATATGAGCCACTGTACTAATAAGcagaattaaaaatatacagtaagatTGGAGACAGTTGCTAGTGGAATAGCACGAGAAAGTGAAGCCTTCTGTGTAATGcaggttttattttaagatgtgtagtgaagcctgcttttttgttgttttgacaaAGCTGTCCTCCGGGTGGGCAACAAGTGGGCtggtcaaggtcaaggtcaaggtcaaggcGGATGTCCATAAGGAAGGAAGGCTTCTCTGTATTACGTAAACTAGACGTTTGCAAACATACACACTATACACAATACTCAGTAGTAGTGGTGGGCAGATCAATCCAATATCGATAGTAACAACATTATCGACATTTTTGCATAACAGCGATTAAAATAGGTCAGTTATGGTTCACTTTGCCATCTCACTTTCAGCTTGGTCAAACATAAAAGATTGTTTTAGAATAATAATTAACTGCAAtggattattaaaaataatcaggAATAATCGCCTGCTTCTTTATTTGTAAGGCTATAAAAGCAGAATGTTTGAGTTTACCTTCCCAGTGGAAATCCATAGCAGCCTCAAATCAGAGCCATCAGGTGGTAAATCCTGCCACCTGGCGGATAAAAAGCAGCATGACACCCAATAACAGCTTTTCATGCACTTCTttaatatatcatttttttcatattcacaaCAAATACATTAAGCTCTTTCTCCTTATGATACAGctttaaatattttgtgtttttttgtcttccaaGTGTGCCTTCCAAAAAaatctttcatttttgtttacaacGTGAAGTCTCCATGCCTTCTTAGCAAACTgacaatagatttttttttactttgtacacTATTTACAAGTGAGAGGAATGAAGAAatcaagcaaacaaaaacaggaagttggacaTGGCTGTTTTCTGTCGAATGAAATGTCCTTGGGGCTTCATTGGTTAAGGTGCATGCACAGCAAAGACAAAAACTAGACAACAATAATAAACCAATAAACCAACAAATCAATAAACCAATAAACCAATAAACCAAACTGTGGCAGGAGGACAGCAATGGAGGCCACTTTTAGGCAATTTAGAAGCGGCCTCATCCCTAAACACACTTGGAACAAATACTTCTTTCACTAACTAGTACAATACACTAGGCTTGCGTCTTAAATCACACTATTCTATCCTTACACTCAAGTATAGTCTGTATACTGCGTACTTAGTTCCGGAGGGTGTAGTGCAGTACTAAATCCATTACTGTCGTTCAATACTCCCTGGATGCCAATTGgggagccaagatggcgactactGTGGGTGGTAAACCTGTGGTAGGTGTGCATCACTGCACActagtgggtgctggagcctatcccagccgtcttggggtgagaggcggggtacaccctggactggtggccagccaataccagggcacatatagacaaacaaccattcacactcacattcatacctatggacaatttggagtggctaattaacctagcatgtttttggaatgggggaggaaaccggagtacccggagaaaacccacgcatgcaaactccacacggggtggaatcgaactcgggtctcctagctgtgaggcctgcgcgctaaccactcagactAATTAGGAACTAAATACTGTACAAAGTCTACACAGTACACTTAGTGAAGGAAGTATTTCATTGGAGACAACCTTGGTACTAGAGTTTCAAACCGTGGTAGGAGTGCCATCGGTGGTACACGGGCACCATCAAGTGGTACCCAGAACACCATTaagaaaagaataaataataatgaaatgttaGACATATACTAGTACATATGAAATGATTGCACAATACGAATGACTGACATATTCCCGTTTATGTCACCTCCTACTTAACAAGCCAATTTACCGGTGAGTACGAGCCACGTATTCAGAGCTAAACCACGGTTGGAAGCGGAGGTAGCAGAAATAGTGGTACTTGCAAAGAAATCCTAATTTAGAGGTTGAGAACCTTTGGGAACTGATTTTCATTGAAAATGATATGAACTCTGCCTTCAATTAAGGAGCTCCAAAAATTCCACGACATCAAACTCTGCGATATGCGATATGACATTTGACGGCATAAAATAGCATAAACACCCATTTAAAAACTGGTTCTTCATTCGCGCTGAAATATCTGGACCATGTCAATAAACTAGCCGTCCTTCATAAATAAACAGATTAGTGGATGGAGTCTACAGTACATCATACAACGGGTCTTAAGACTACATTAAACGTAACGCAAGTCAATCATTTCTTCCAGAGATGGATACAGTATTTACCAAAAGGTCAAGTAGTGCAAACCTGAACATCTCCAAATGTTTAAACCTCCCCGCCCACGGACATTTGGATGGAAAAAAGACGAAATAAATGGAGTTTTTCTGTgcatatactacagtaaactTTTACCACCAAGGACCACAAACTGAGAAATTGAAGGAACACATGAAGATGTGCCaagttaaaaatatttcatttttaaatgaatttcaactttgtggttttgctttttcctcatgtttgCTGTTTATAAATgttcaaaatattttgtaatatgactttattcccataatatatattttaacccagcctaattttccaaaaattacaacttttaaaaaacaattgtaCAATTGCAACTTCTCCCTAGAATAATTCAATCCTAGAATACTCTATcctcgtaaaattacagctgtttgtTTTATTAGAACTATTTTTCCGCAagcaaaatttccaaaaattacattttttaatttgttttgtgctattaaaatgactttttcatcTTCTTAATTTTTCTCTTGTAAAATGCTGAAATGCCGCTTGATCAGCACTCATGTTCCGTTTAGCTTTTGTCCGATGTTGTAATTACGACGTGGACATGCATTTGTTGCAGCACTTACAGAAAGCAGCGTTCTTAGAAGGTTAAGGGTATTTCAGACGAATAAAACAGCAATATCCCCAAAGTATCACTAGTGAAATAACGTAGTAGTGCAACATTTGATGAAAAGCATGCATGTCCAGGTTTCCAACAACATGACGTAGCTCACACTAATGCCATCATTAGAGTGAGGATCTCCTGACCATGTGATCATGAAGATCAGCCTTCATGAATGTTCTTCAGCTCCACAACACATCTATGAATTAAACTCAAGCGTATTGCCTGCCATGTAGAAATGGACACACATGAATATGTGTAACTAGGGGACGACAAAAATCCTCCCCCTCTCGCCCCAAAATGGAGTCGCTCATTTGTTTCCATCAATTTCTACAAAAGTGCATGTCAGCAAGACTTAGCAAGAAAGCTTCAAAGTAAAGCAAAGTTCtgagaatgttaaaaaaaaaaaccccaacaaataattacaacagtttttttacagaaaatggcaaaaaaaaaaaaaaaaaaaagccaaccccAACAAATTGCGTAAAGAAAGGTCTGCAAAGGAAGGAACACCGCAGGTCGGTGCTAGAAGTGGGATCCCCATTTGCAGCCAGTGCAGCAATATCAAAGCCAGGTGATGCGTGACTCAAATAAAATGGACAAGAATGACGACACATGCACTGTGGGCGGGCGTATGGATCCAAATAGATAGTATctacagtatcagtatcagattgATACCGCCGTGATGACTTCTACTTTTCAGGTGTCTTCTGTTTGTGTTGACAAATACCAGAGTGTTCATGTTGTAGATATTGGAAGTTCTTTTCAGGCAAAAAAGTAACAGTATCAGCAATACTgaccctgtatttacttggtatcggatccatgccaaaatttgcagtatcgcccaccctAATGTGCATGTTAAGCTAAGGAAAAGCTTTCTCGTAGTGAAGTACTGTACACCGGCCCAGGGAAGAACTCACTCTTGGCTTCCTCCTGTCCATCCGCAAGAACAATACCCGCTTGCTCCTGCCGTTAatgctaaattattttttttttttcatccaaaaagaggccaaaaaaaacatcttctgtGGAGACCAAGGCTTTAAaatggatcatttgtgtagatttgatcacaaaaaaacacaccaagtgTCTCATTTGTTGGCCCTTCAAAGAGGCATCTGCATTAACAAAAGTTGCAAAAAAACGCTGCAGAATGGgggaaaagctaaaaaaaataatcaatattccTAGTTTAAGTTGAAGCATGATAAACTTATATCCATAATCTAACAAAACAGAGTTCTAGCTGGGAGGTGATCCCACTTCTTAACTCCTCACAGGAACGACGTCCAGCCTGGCCTGACAGAGGGCTCCCCCTACAGGCCTCCTTACTTCCTGCGGCCCGGACAGGACCGCATCCCTCCTTTTCCTCACCTACACAGGAAATGAAGGGCGGAGCCTCTGCCTTCCAACGCATCAGCTCCTCCCCGCATCACAGCCATCTTGTTCTTCGGCAGGCTGGTCCACTCGGGAATTATGCCTcgccttttcctttttttaatgtgtgtttcTACATGGTTTTTGTTCCCTAATTCTGGTTGCCTGTCGCTTTTGGCTACATTGCCAGCTTTTAGTTGGAAGGAATCCCGTCATTAGGTGGATAGAGGAAGAAAACGGCACATTCTTtaagactatatattttttccagtgATGAATTAATCCACCGCGAGGAGCAGTGACGACGGATGGAGTGGTGGCAACAGCACTTACTTAAATGCTGAGAACTCTcctgcaaaataagacaatggCCAGGTCATCACCTTTTTAAGGAACATAATCATTTcacaatgactttttttctttttgggttttttgacCCACCGTAGCCTCCTGCCTGGATGGGAGTTTTGGGCGAGGCGCAAGCATATAAACTGAAGTCCTCCGTCTGAAAGCCTGCTCGGTTTAGCGAAGGCTCCGAGGCGCTGCGGTGGATTTTGGGTAAGGAGCGAGCCAGCAGCTCAATGGATGCCAAGATCTGAAAATGTTCAAAAGTCATTTATACgcaatgctatttttaaagcAGGTACATTGGAAAGCGCTTATGTCGGGAAGCTGTCTATGTTGACCAACTGATGAAGTCCTGAACCACCGTGTTGGTCTTATTTCTAAAAAGTCCCGCCTACAACGTGGAGCCAAAAGGGTCACTTGGATGAAAAATGGGTCTTGTCGTATTGTTCAAGTCATCATTATCGCTACGCAGCCAGAAGCAACAACAGCAACTGAACTACTGTCCAGTTTCGTAGCATTTAAGTAACGGTGTAGTGAATTCCtcttcagtgcaaagtaagcttcaaaataaaagcagggcGGTATTAACCTTACCAAAGCAGCTCTGTTAGACAGgattatgaaatatataaaatggtAGAATCCAAAAGGAAAATTATGCCAATAAAGTtccatagattaaaaaaaaaatccaatatcatCCTTATTTTGTTCCTAAATCAATGGCTCGCTTTTGTTTCCACAACTTCTTATGTCGACATGAGTAAGCCAGTCCGAGGAGCGCCAACATAAGCGGGTTCAAATCTAATAaccacatacatactgtacatatttttccATCAGGGAGAATATTAGGAGGTGAGAACGAGGTGATTTTTCACTCACCTGAGGGAAAAGCGGTCGCtcctctctcttcttcttcaagCAGTCAGCCATTAGTCTCTTCATGGCCTTCGGGCAGTTGCTACGCACTTTGCTGAGGTCGGGGGACAGATAACCTCGGCCCACCATAAATATGATCTGTGCAACGGAGGTGCAATGCCAAGAGCATCAAGAACTATTCTACTGGAAATTCAACTCAAAGTTATTGCATATTTAAGAAGAGGAAAAATCTGTCAGTCCCAAGAATGACTTATGGCAGTTAAGTCGTTGGATGGGAATGACACTAATTTGCTGTGTCACTCATAAGACAAACGAAGATGAGGGTGTTTTGTGTCCGTTCGTTAGCTGTTGAAGTCCGGTTTGCCTTCAATGGTTTCTGAGTCCTGATCTAAAGTGTCCATATCATAACGGGCAAACTGGGACCGACCTGATCTCTGTTGTTGATATTGGAGTAGGGCAGCGCTCCGGACATCAGCTCATATAACACGATGCCGAAGGCGTAGACGTCCGACTGGAAGCTGTAGGGATTCTTGTCCTGCAGCCTTATGACCTCCGGAGCCTAAGAGAAGACACCAAATGCCCGAATGGTGAAGAGTGGAAAGTCGCTTTTTGTAGATCCCGTTTTCCGTAGGTTTCGGTTTTCCACACAAATTATTACCAAAATATGTCTTTCAGTCTCAATAGTACTTTTATATGATTATGtcctcttgtttttttcttttgttgtatATACTTCAAGGTACAAAATGCCAGTACttaaatttatcttttttttttttattaattacatgTCTTGTATTCTTCATGGTAAAAcactactttaaaaaatacCAGTCACAATTGGTATTGCCAATACAAGCCAGTATTCCCAGCATCAATTAGAAATGAAGAAAGTGCTTGGCAGTGGTTGCATTATAGTCAACTCCAAGGCGTGCGTCCATGCATATGATTCTAATCTCCATTAAAAGCAATCTGGTGTTCCTGTACACGACTAGATGAAGCCTGACAAACATCATGTTCGTTTGAGTTCCTCAAAGCCAAGTTGGTCCACCAATGTTCTATTTACCATCCATAGTATGGAACCAGACAGCTGTTCAAATTGGTGGGAGCCACTCCATCGGGACTTGACTGTGGCCAGGCCAAAGTCACCAATCTTCACCGTCAGATCCTCATGGAGGAAAATATCTGGGAAAGATGTAGTCAAGGAGAAGCTGACTtgatcacaacaacaaaaataatatacgtTGTGATACAGTGGGAATgaactcccactcccactcgtCATTGAAAGGACACTGTTGCTCTTCAGATCCCGGTGGATGATGGACTTAGCGTGGAGGTAACTGAGGAGAGAAGACAATGAACCATGTACCGTTGTACCATGTTTTGGACAGGAATGGGGTGGTTGTTCTTATTCAAAAAGAGGGCTCACTCCATGCCCTGAGCCGTCTGCCTGGCGATGTCGATGAGCTTGATCATTTCAAACTTGGTCTCGATGATGTGCAGGTGGTGGTAAAGGCTGGAGCCTTCACACCACTGGGTCACGATGGCCAGCTGAGGTTTAGTGGTGTAGCCCATGAACAGCAGGATGTTGACGTGACGCGTTTTCCTGAAGCACACACGCACAAGATCACCCGGGTGAGCCATTAAACGGGGGGGCTGGGGCGCAGCCGGGAACGTTACCTGAGAACTCCCACTTCATTCTTGAAGGCCTGAAGCTGCTGAGGTGTAGGAGCAGTGACGTTCAACATTTTCACAGCCACGTCACCTAAAACACAATTGTTGATCATTCCACTCGTGAGTGGGAATTGGAAAATGCCATCAGACGACACACGGCAAACAAAGACGCATGAAGTGACCACAGTTATTTAAGGCACTTTGGCATACGCttaagaaatatttattattattattcagtcattttctaccgcttatcctcaccagggtcccAGGTGGTGCTCTTTAGGCgtaattagacaaataattcaagtaaaattataagcataaaatagtgtggtgtatgtgtatgtgttaaatatatgttctggcccccacgagtcaaaatatttgcccacccctggacctGGACTAGAAGTATGCTCCTTTTTGCCTGAACTGCATGACAAAGCAAATATCCAGAAGCCAATTCTCCACAATTGACTGAATTCTGAAAAAtcgtattatttttgtaaatagaaCAATTCATCTAAATGAAGAGTTTTAAAGTAGGATCCCAGCGTCAGTGATAACATTTTTCATGCAGCTCTTGCACTGATTTTGTGCAAGACCAACCAATCTTGATTTCAGGACTGGCTTGGTGAAGATGCAGAAGTAATTGACCAAATGGAAGCAACATTCATCTTACCGTGCCACTTTCCCTTGAAGACTGTCCCAAAGGAGCCGGAGCCTATCCTCTGACCCAGAGTGATCTGGCCCTCTGGGATTTCCCAGTCGTCGCTGGAGTCCCTCCTCCCCAGTGTTTTCTGGACCACAGATCCGGGAAGTTAGGACATGCTGAAAGACGTTCTATCAAGACGACATGAACGCCTCCGTTGGTCGCTCACCATCTTATTGCGGTCCTCGGATGACGACGACGATTTGCGTTCTCTCTGTTGGCATGGCGACTTCTGGGGAATCTTGACGTTGGTTAAAGAGCCAGGTAACGATGCGGGGGGTGTGGCCGATAGTCCGGTAGTGGACCCTGAAggggtggaggaaaaaaagggtTGGTTTTTGAATCTTtggagcctgtgtgtgtgtgtgtgtgtgtgtgtgtgtgtgtatgtgtgtgtgtgtgtgtgtgtgtgttcacatgCAAGGGAAAGGAAAAGGGTGTGCTTGATTGGATGGCTTTAATAAACTTCCCAAAATGCACAAATCACCAAAAGACTACATGACCTTAATTTGATCCCATTTTAGATTCAACACTcttcaaatataataaaataaccaTTCTAAATGACAGTCGTTAATTGTGGATCTTTTTatcatgtattttttgtcattattgatGGAGAATAAATGTATTAGTTTATCAtggattaaacattttaactgtAAAAACAACACTGTTATTTGAACCTAAATTATAGAcactatatacatatgtatgctgTATACATGCAAATATACATAATGTCTCAAGTTTGtattctttttaaagaaaatgcggGCGAgtgtaatgtaataaaattgaatttaaatCAAATGTAAATGCACCAATAACAGTTTGACATGGTTGACATGGTTCAAACTCCAAACAAAGCCACCCGTAGGGCTATAGAGGATGTTTAACGAAGCTTTAGGAGCCACCTGGTCAAAAGGTCTGTAAGGTCAGAAAGGTCTGAATGATTCATGTAAAAAATCACCATGTGCATAATGAATAATGACTAGTAACTTGCAGCCGTTGTCAAAAACATGAGGGAATTGTGATGagtcgggtggggggggggagtggggggacCACACAGTGGATGACACACAAGGCTATGGGTTGGTGTTTGAGTGCGACGGGTTGGAGAGTGAGAGACACaagaacacacaaagggccTAACTACCTCGGAAAACAGGCTCGGGCTCAAAATCAAACACTATGTCATTGGGGTAGGAGTATAGGAGGGGGCTTGAGGTCCGTGTTCGGTGCTTCCTCAAGCAGCGGGCAGGGTGGGTCGGGGGGGCTGCAGGGcaaagagagacagacagaccaTCACTGCTACTCAGCCTGCCCCTCTCACCTCTCACAGCTACAGTTTGTGGGTGGACCACGCACCAAATCACACCACATCACAGCTTGATAGCCGCCTAACCGCCTTCTAATTCATTATTACCTTTTGGTTTTAACACCTAAAAATCTGGAACGAATAAACAATGCATCATTTAGTAATTAGTGTTTACCAATATAACGACACTGTAAATTGTCTGTGGTATTAAGGAGACCTTTTGAAACGAACGAACGCCTCAGATTTACCTGAAACATTAAGTCTACCATGAGGAGATTTAACTCACTTGGAAGTAACAAAACATAAGGTCCGCTAGCATGAATATTCAACTTCCTCGCTGCAGCTCTCATTGAGTGGCAAAATTGCAGGGATAAGAGCTCAGCTTCTCGGGAcagaacagacacacacacgcatatacacacacatatacacacacacaaaagaccaGAGTGCACGCAGACGCAGGATGGTGGGAAAAACCACAGAATGAGCTTGGATTCTTCCGCAAGGACGACTTACCTCCATCGGACCTCGCCAAGCCCTGATCTCGAATCAGGTCCTGAAATCAACGAGAGGACAACACAATGACATTCATTCAATGACTTACTATTTTGGAGTATTTTGTCTCTGAAATATAACCGCTATTCTCCCAAGCACGAACATCTGAGGGTTGAGCACTCACGTCAATGTTGACGGGCTCGATGGTGTTGATATGGACGTTGGGGGCAGACGATGAGCGGTCCCGCTGACCAAACTGGTTGCGGTGATCCTCCTCGCTGGTCCGGAAACTAGGCGGGATGGGTATGGACTTGGACGGAGACAGAGTCGTATGGCATATAGACCTGGAGGGATGAGGCTTGTTAGCAAACCGTAAAACCAGCTTGTTTCTCACCAACAGTGAGACGGCGTCATGCTCACCCGGTGGAATCGGACGGGGGGAGTGATGGACACGCTTCAGACACAGGGGTGGTTCCCTCTGAGGAGACTTCCTCTTGAGTGAAAGGGTGATGCTCGAAGAACTTTGATACTAGCAACAAGCTGCACAATGAAAAGTCAAAGGAAAAAAGTCAACTTTTAATTAAAGTCCACAAACAgaatttgcatcacaaaactgTTGCCCACAAAAAAGTCCAGACCACTCAATTGCTTTGAGAAGCAAACGATAGCTGTAACTACTTTCtccacaacaaaaaacaaacagaactCGGCTCATGGAACGAAGTTGGGTAAATGTTACCGTTGACGCACtccactgctgatggggatgtcgtACAACTTGATGTCAAAAATCCCAAATATCTCTTTTACACGTGTCTTAACAAC
Proteins encoded in this region:
- the braf gene encoding serine/threonine-protein kinase B-raf isoform X1, encoding MAALSSAESPPPVFNGDTSERQPDREPALGELGAALDSSCPVGIPGGPQDEEIWNIKQMIKLTQEHLEALLDKFGGEHNPPSIYLEAYEEYTSKLDALQQREQQLLEAMGNGTDLSCSPTPVPPLLQVKMGGCAVGGGAQAFPTPHNTLAVLQTPTDASRANPRSPQKPIVRVFLPNKQRTVVPARCGMTVRDSLKKALMMRGLIPECCGVYRIQDGEKKPIGWDTDISWLTGEELHVEVLENVPLTTHNFVRKTFFTLAFCDFCRKLLFQGFRCQTCGYKFHQRCSTEVPLMCVNYDQLDLLLVSKFFEHHPFTQEEVSSEGTTPVSEACPSLPPSDSTGSICHTTLSPSKSIPIPPSFRTSEEDHRNQFGQRDRSSSAPNVHINTIEPVNIDDLIRDQGLARSDGAPPTHPARCLRKHRTRTSSPLLYSYPNDIVFDFEPEPVFRGSTTGLSATPPASLPGSLTNVKIPQKSPCQQRERKSSSSSEDRNKMKTLGRRDSSDDWEIPEGQITLGQRIGSGSFGTVFKGKWHGDVAVKMLNVTAPTPQQLQAFKNEVGVLRKTRHVNILLFMGYTTKPQLAIVTQWCEGSSLYHHLHIIETKFEMIKLIDIARQTAQGMDYLHAKSIIHRDLKSNNIFLHEDLTVKIGDFGLATVKSRWSGSHQFEQLSGSILWMAPEVIRLQDKNPYSFQSDVYAFGIVLYELMSGALPYSNINNRDQIIFMVGRGYLSPDLSKVRSNCPKAMKRLMADCLKKKREERPLFPQILASIELLARSLPKIHRSASEPSLNRAGFQTEDFSLYACASPKTPIQAGGYGEFSAFK
- the braf gene encoding serine/threonine-protein kinase B-raf isoform X2 — its product is MAALSSAESPPPVFNGDTSERQPDREPALGELGAALDSSCPVGIPGGPQDEEIWNIKQMIKLTQEHLEALLDKFGGEHNPPSIYLEAYEEYTSKLDALQQREQQLLEAMGNGTDLSCSPTPVPPLLQVKMGGCAVGGGAQAFPTPHNTLAVLQTPTDASRANPRSPQKPIVRVFLPNKQRTVVPARCGMTVRDSLKKALMMRGLIPECCGVYRIQDGEKKPIGWDTDISWLTGEELHVEVLENVPLTTHNFVRKTFFTLAFCDFCRKLLFQGFRCQTCGYKFHQRCSTEVPLMCVNYDQLDLLLVSKFFEHHPFTQEEVSSEGTTPVSEACPSLPPSDSTGSICHTTLSPSKSIPIPPSFRTSEEDHRNQFGQRDRSSSAPNVHINTIEPVNIDDLIRDQGLARSDGGSTTGLSATPPASLPGSLTNVKIPQKSPCQQRERKSSSSSEDRNKMKTLGRRDSSDDWEIPEGQITLGQRIGSGSFGTVFKGKWHGDVAVKMLNVTAPTPQQLQAFKNEVGVLRKTRHVNILLFMGYTTKPQLAIVTQWCEGSSLYHHLHIIETKFEMIKLIDIARQTAQGMDYLHAKSIIHRDLKSNNIFLHEDLTVKIGDFGLATVKSRWSGSHQFEQLSGSILWMAPEVIRLQDKNPYSFQSDVYAFGIVLYELMSGALPYSNINNRDQIIFMVGRGYLSPDLSKVRSNCPKAMKRLMADCLKKKREERPLFPQILASIELLARSLPKIHRSASEPSLNRAGFQTEDFSLYACASPKTPIQAGGYGEFSAFK